One segment of Sulfobacillus thermosulfidooxidans DSM 9293 DNA contains the following:
- a CDS encoding phosphoribosylanthranilate isomerase: MEPDVKICGVKDALTALEAHRAGADYIGLVLAPSSRQISLEQARHLVMTLPAIRFVAVVRGMTREALQELLQKVPVFAVQYHGEADFDWVSMVHEAGRKAVATTLDERADIILMDGPEPGQGRTWDWHRPASDKPVWIAGGLTPENVGTVVRTLRPDGVDVSSGVETDGVKDIEKIRQFIKEAKQWR; encoded by the coding sequence GTGGAACCTGATGTCAAAATTTGTGGCGTGAAAGATGCGTTAACAGCACTTGAAGCGCACAGGGCTGGCGCTGATTACATTGGATTGGTTTTAGCTCCCAGTTCCCGTCAAATCTCTCTAGAACAAGCACGCCACTTGGTTATGACCTTGCCGGCCATTCGCTTTGTCGCTGTTGTTCGCGGCATGACTCGCGAGGCACTGCAGGAATTATTACAAAAAGTCCCGGTCTTCGCTGTTCAATATCATGGAGAAGCAGATTTTGATTGGGTCTCGATGGTGCATGAGGCTGGACGCAAGGCGGTCGCGACCACCTTAGATGAGCGCGCCGATATTATTTTGATGGATGGCCCAGAACCCGGACAGGGTCGAACATGGGACTGGCACCGCCCGGCGAGTGATAAGCCGGTGTGGATTGCAGGAGGACTCACACCCGAAAACGTAGGAACTGTTGTGCGCACGTTGCGGCCCGATGGGGTGGATGTATCCAGTGGCGTGGAAACGGATGGCGTCAAGGATATTGAAAAAATTCGGCAATTCATTAAGGAGGCCAAACAATGGCGATGA
- the trpC gene encoding indole-3-glycerol phosphate synthase TrpC, translating to MFLEKIVASVKDRVDALKAREAVLYDLAKSQGPVKSLAQSLRQHSSMPLGIIAECKQKSPSKGWLTDHYNPVAQAKGYERRGAHGISVLTEPEFFAGHLTHLEQVKQSVSLPVLRKDFVLDPVQIFESRSSGADAVLIIVRIVDDAQLRDLAQAARDVGIEILVEIHAPNELDRAMTIEPDILGVNNRDLDSFETRLTFSLELSSRIPQDVVKISESGIQSSQDVEQIRRHGYTGILVGEHLMRGGNLLEALQSGT from the coding sequence ATGTTCCTCGAAAAGATCGTGGCATCGGTTAAAGACCGGGTTGACGCTTTAAAAGCGCGAGAAGCCGTGTTGTACGATTTGGCGAAGAGCCAAGGGCCCGTGAAATCTCTCGCTCAGTCTCTTCGGCAACACTCATCGATGCCCTTAGGCATTATTGCCGAGTGCAAGCAAAAATCTCCGTCCAAGGGATGGTTAACTGATCATTATAATCCGGTAGCCCAGGCCAAGGGCTACGAACGGCGGGGCGCTCATGGTATTTCTGTTTTGACCGAACCGGAATTTTTTGCGGGCCATTTGACTCATCTGGAACAAGTGAAGCAATCTGTGAGCCTGCCAGTACTTCGCAAAGATTTTGTGTTAGATCCCGTCCAAATCTTTGAAAGTCGAAGTAGCGGGGCGGATGCGGTGTTAATTATCGTCCGCATTGTGGATGATGCGCAGCTGAGAGATTTAGCTCAAGCTGCCCGGGACGTGGGCATTGAAATATTGGTCGAAATCCATGCTCCTAACGAACTCGATCGGGCTATGACTATCGAGCCGGATATTTTAGGGGTAAACAACCGTGATTTAGACAGCTTTGAAACGCGCTTAACGTTTTCATTGGAGTTAAGTTCTCGTATTCCTCAAGATGTGGTGAAGATTAGTGAAAGTGGGATTCAATCATCACAGGATGTTGAACAAATCCGGCGTCATGGCTATACCGGAATTTTAGTAGGCGAACATTTAATGCGGGGCGGCAACTTATTGGAGGCCTTACAGAGTGGAACCTGA
- the trpD gene encoding anthranilate phosphoribosyltransferase: MNTEEELIRHDLMRLSQGDKLNEEEAYALMDAMMNGAATPVQVAGILMALAVRGETVDELTGFARAMRDHATPIVLANRPVLDTCGTGGDRSFTFNVSTVSAFVVAASGVHVAKHGNRSATSKSGSADLLEALGIRITQNPAEVARFVDEIGFGFLFAQQIHTSMRYAAQTRKELGVRTVFNLLGPLTNPVHPEYQLLGVFGEQWVKPITVVLSRLKLQRAVVVQGAGGLDEVSLAGPTIFGIADSEGIRYGQWMPEDLGLPTYPKEAFRGGDPAENAQICYQVLRGEEGPYLDMVLANAGVGLYAAGAVETPKEGVDMAREAIQTGQAARIVDELISQSQHQEQQEA; this comes from the coding sequence ATGAATACTGAAGAAGAGTTGATACGCCATGATCTTATGCGGTTAAGTCAAGGCGATAAGTTGAATGAAGAAGAGGCATATGCATTGATGGACGCCATGATGAATGGTGCAGCGACCCCAGTTCAAGTGGCCGGCATCCTGATGGCCCTTGCCGTCCGCGGTGAAACGGTCGATGAATTGACGGGATTTGCTCGTGCGATGCGAGATCATGCGACCCCCATCGTTTTAGCGAACCGACCTGTGCTAGATACCTGTGGCACCGGAGGAGACCGGTCCTTTACGTTTAATGTTTCGACCGTATCAGCCTTTGTGGTAGCGGCTAGTGGGGTGCATGTGGCCAAACATGGAAACCGTTCGGCGACATCGAAAAGTGGCAGTGCGGATTTATTAGAAGCATTAGGTATTCGCATTACCCAAAATCCGGCGGAGGTTGCCCGCTTCGTAGACGAAATTGGGTTTGGATTTCTTTTTGCCCAACAAATTCATACGTCGATGCGGTATGCAGCCCAAACTCGCAAAGAATTAGGGGTTCGAACCGTATTCAATTTGCTGGGGCCTTTAACCAATCCTGTCCATCCCGAATATCAATTATTGGGTGTATTCGGCGAACAATGGGTGAAGCCGATTACGGTAGTGTTGTCGCGGTTGAAATTACAGCGTGCCGTTGTGGTTCAGGGAGCGGGCGGGCTTGACGAAGTGTCCCTAGCCGGTCCCACCATTTTTGGGATCGCAGATAGTGAGGGTATCCGCTATGGACAATGGATGCCAGAAGATTTGGGTTTGCCGACGTATCCCAAAGAGGCGTTTCGTGGGGGAGATCCGGCAGAAAACGCTCAAATATGCTACCAGGTATTGCGTGGGGAAGAAGGGCCTTACCTGGACATGGTCTTGGCTAATGCGGGTGTAGGGCTTTATGCAGCGGGCGCCGTAGAGACACCTAAGGAGGGTGTCGATATGGCACGCGAGGCGATTCAAACAGGGCAAGCAGCACGAATTGTTGACGAACTCATTTCTCAAAGCCAGCACCAAGAGCAACAGGAGGCATAG
- a CDS encoding aminodeoxychorismate/anthranilate synthase component II: MAVILVLDNYDSFTYNLVQYLGMLGHELRVVRNDEVSVDEIRQMNPSRIVLSPGPGRPEDAGIMVDLIRALGSEIPILGVCLGHQAIAYAFGGEVGPAVRLMHGKDDKIFHNEEDIFRGLPQGFLAGRYHSLAVNVESSNELEVTAKSSDGTVMAIRHRSYPIFGIQFHPESVLTPLGMDILKNFLELSEAAQSHYQGEHRYEY, encoded by the coding sequence ATGGCTGTGATTCTGGTCCTCGATAATTATGATTCTTTTACCTATAATCTCGTGCAATATTTAGGGATGCTTGGTCACGAATTGCGTGTGGTTCGAAACGATGAGGTGAGCGTCGACGAAATTCGTCAGATGAATCCTTCCCGCATTGTTCTGTCACCTGGTCCAGGACGGCCAGAAGATGCTGGGATTATGGTCGATTTGATCCGCGCCTTAGGTTCCGAAATTCCTATCTTGGGGGTCTGTTTAGGCCATCAAGCGATTGCCTATGCCTTTGGCGGAGAAGTCGGACCCGCTGTGCGCCTGATGCATGGGAAGGACGATAAGATTTTTCACAATGAGGAAGACATTTTCCGCGGTCTGCCGCAAGGTTTTTTGGCCGGACGCTATCACTCGCTGGCGGTTAACGTTGAATCCAGCAACGAGTTGGAGGTGACGGCAAAAAGCAGTGATGGTACGGTCATGGCCATTAGGCACCGATCCTATCCGATTTTTGGCATCCAGTTTCATCCCGAATCCGTGTTAACGCCTTTAGGCATGGACATTCTGAAAAACTTCTTGGAATTGTCGGAAGCTGCACAATCTCATTATCAAGGAGAGCATCGCTATGAATACTGA
- a CDS encoding anthranilate synthase component I family protein codes for MDRIGHNALWDSPDCEHIAVVRNFAVDQITPISAFLRLRPFGAHTLLESVEGDDKVARYSFIAIGEWARLLEADGQAVLVGPEGTEVSNDPLELIRRQQQRQRIAVPQEIEWPFVGGAIGYFGYDWIRRLEKLPRRHAKRGPDWEWVWPKAVIAFDHRKQQVAVIVESLRDQMDQAFTRMEILVDALRQPLMLAEPHVRQLTPIKSNMTREYYNQMIKRAKDYILAGDIFQVVLSQTLSTHISGDPFSLYRKLRHINPSPYLFYLETPRRTLAGSSPEALVRVTNHVASNRPIAGTRKRGASAAEDERLWNELIADPKEKAEHVMLVDLARNDLGRVCEYGSVTVSQFMTKEIYSHVMHIVSEVQGHLKPQYDALDALAACFPAGTLTGAPKIRAMEIIEELEPEARGAYGGIVGYLSHRGDLDACITIRTLDVMGDTVSVQAGGGIVADSQVEFEFQESMNKAAAALSVLHATEEEWL; via the coding sequence ATGGACCGAATAGGCCACAATGCATTATGGGACAGTCCGGATTGTGAACACATTGCTGTTGTTAGAAATTTTGCGGTGGATCAAATTACCCCAATCTCAGCCTTTTTACGCTTGCGCCCATTTGGCGCACACACCCTGTTGGAAAGTGTTGAAGGCGACGACAAGGTAGCACGGTATTCGTTTATTGCGATTGGTGAATGGGCACGTTTACTAGAAGCCGATGGTCAAGCGGTATTGGTCGGTCCAGAAGGTACTGAGGTTTCTAATGATCCTTTGGAACTCATTCGTCGTCAACAACAGCGTCAACGCATTGCCGTACCCCAAGAGATTGAATGGCCGTTTGTTGGCGGAGCTATTGGATATTTTGGGTATGACTGGATAAGGCGGTTGGAAAAATTGCCGCGGCGTCACGCTAAACGGGGTCCAGATTGGGAGTGGGTCTGGCCTAAAGCGGTTATTGCATTCGACCACCGCAAACAACAAGTGGCCGTGATTGTAGAATCCTTACGCGACCAAATGGATCAAGCATTTACCCGGATGGAAATTCTCGTCGATGCCTTACGTCAGCCACTGATGTTGGCCGAACCTCATGTCAGGCAATTAACGCCGATTAAGTCAAATATGACGCGTGAATACTACAATCAGATGATAAAGCGGGCCAAAGACTACATCTTAGCTGGTGACATCTTTCAAGTTGTGTTATCGCAAACATTATCGACGCACATCTCGGGTGATCCTTTTTCGCTATACCGGAAGTTACGTCATATCAATCCCTCGCCTTATTTATTCTATTTAGAAACTCCGCGGCGGACACTGGCTGGGTCCTCCCCTGAAGCATTGGTGCGTGTGACGAATCATGTCGCTTCTAATAGGCCTATCGCCGGCACGAGAAAGCGGGGGGCGAGTGCCGCGGAGGACGAGCGATTATGGAATGAGTTAATTGCTGATCCCAAAGAAAAAGCCGAGCACGTGATGCTCGTCGATCTGGCTCGTAATGATTTGGGCCGGGTTTGTGAATATGGCTCTGTAACCGTGTCTCAATTTATGACCAAGGAAATCTATTCTCATGTGATGCACATTGTCTCGGAAGTGCAAGGACATCTCAAACCGCAATATGATGCGCTTGATGCCTTAGCGGCATGTTTTCCCGCGGGCACCTTAACCGGAGCTCCAAAAATCCGAGCAATGGAAATTATCGAAGAATTAGAGCCTGAAGCTCGAGGAGCTTATGGCGGTATTGTCGGATATTTATCCCACCGGGGCGATCTCGATGCCTGTATTACGATTCGCACTTTAGATGTGATGGGAGATACGGTATCGGTCCAAGCTGGGGGCGGCATTGTTGCTGATTCGCAAGTCGAATTTGAATTTCAGGAATCGATGAATAAGGCGGCGGCAGCTCTTTCCGTGTTACACGCCACTGAGGAGGAATGGCTGTGA
- a CDS encoding IS607 family transposase — protein MKWIKYISIGKAPKILGITPKTLRRWEQAQTIQSVRTPTGYRRYRADDIMRLLTQRQMGFGARCVIYARVSSSKQTRDGNLDRQRDRLREEAQKRGYDPVLVVAEQASGINDKRRGLWRVLHLAEKRGFDVLLIEYPDRLARFGYRYLVEYLRAFDVRVETAQDPPPASFEDELTRDLITILTVFSARLYGRRSQGFRKKITETIHEHHEKGGEQTFGNRRQDPDLAAP, from the coding sequence TTGAAATGGATTAAATACATATCTATTGGTAAGGCCCCAAAGATTCTGGGCATTACGCCGAAGACCTTGCGGCGGTGGGAACAGGCCCAAACGATCCAATCCGTGCGCACGCCGACGGGGTATCGTCGCTACCGGGCTGACGACATCATGCGGTTGCTCACCCAACGCCAGATGGGGTTCGGCGCTCGGTGCGTGATTTATGCCCGGGTATCGTCCTCGAAACAGACGCGTGACGGGAATCTGGATCGGCAACGTGATCGACTCCGGGAAGAGGCCCAAAAACGTGGCTATGATCCGGTGTTAGTGGTGGCCGAACAAGCGTCTGGTATCAATGACAAACGCCGTGGTCTCTGGCGAGTGCTGCATCTGGCGGAAAAACGAGGCTTCGATGTGCTCCTCATCGAGTACCCGGATCGACTCGCCCGCTTTGGGTATCGCTATTTGGTCGAATATCTCCGGGCTTTTGACGTGCGAGTGGAAACCGCACAGGATCCGCCTCCGGCCTCTTTCGAGGACGAATTGACCCGCGATCTCATTACGATCTTGACGGTATTCTCCGCCAGGCTCTACGGCAGACGGAGCCAGGGGTTTCGGAAGAAAATCACCGAGACCATTCACGAGCACCACGAGAAAGGAGGGGAACAAACATTTGGCAACCGCCGTCAAGACCCTGATCTTGCCGCTCCTTGA
- a CDS encoding zinc ribbon domain-containing protein, with amino-acid sequence MATAVKTLILPLLDANPGKREALTATETLFTQMVQFYLDILLNQPSFWDKVVEGDIQTGAILSEQIPTNKDILTRLEFATISTATHPIPPHPLSGLPGAEAAPVLFRRAAINRAIGLAKSYRATRRRWETRAAHRRGKAPTIPTVRSMPVTLYQGMSLLVREETRSFLRVKVWNGEVWRFEAYPVAIAPYQRSLLSVAEAEQARMDKVRAEARTLQKAGREEEAQTLLKTEGKQQKGVPVMASGTLFHDGSHWRFHVPLFTPIRVKRAQDQLAENPNLPIATVDLGVNNLAVAVAFQGAKVTGTRFIPGRPHEQRRFRRLKAIAVRQHKTGGRAKRGANHPIWKHLKHREDAVAQQVARQIVDFAQANGSKVIVFEALSHMRSPQRIGWMKRQNVRRSYWMRGKIMHWVRHMALHAGILTVTRDAQFTSQACPRCGHLGARFREATRHRRRGQDVFHCYACGWSGNADLVGALNLRKKWLRIFPAIAKLRHEQKLREAQGQRTNRRRSETVPTMKTGPNRSGV; translated from the coding sequence TTGGCAACCGCCGTCAAGACCCTGATCTTGCCGCTCCTTGATGCCAATCCCGGCAAGCGGGAGGCTTTGACGGCCACCGAAACCTTGTTTACCCAGATGGTGCAGTTCTACCTAGACATCCTGCTAAACCAACCATCCTTCTGGGACAAGGTCGTCGAGGGGGACATCCAAACTGGGGCAATCCTCTCCGAACAGATTCCGACGAACAAGGACATCCTCACTCGGCTAGAGTTTGCGACCATATCCACTGCGACTCACCCCATCCCCCCTCACCCGCTCTCCGGCCTGCCCGGTGCCGAAGCGGCTCCGGTCCTGTTCCGCCGCGCGGCCATCAACCGGGCCATCGGCCTGGCGAAAAGTTACCGAGCCACCCGGCGACGATGGGAAACCCGGGCCGCACACCGTCGCGGGAAGGCTCCTACCATTCCGACTGTCCGGTCGATGCCCGTTACCCTTTACCAAGGCATGAGCCTGCTGGTGCGCGAGGAAACCCGTTCCTTCCTGCGGGTGAAAGTCTGGAACGGGGAAGTCTGGCGGTTCGAGGCGTATCCTGTTGCCATCGCTCCCTATCAGCGTTCTCTGCTCTCTGTAGCCGAAGCCGAGCAGGCCCGGATGGACAAAGTGCGGGCCGAGGCGCGGACCTTGCAAAAAGCCGGCCGAGAGGAGGAGGCCCAAACCCTTCTGAAGACCGAAGGCAAGCAGCAGAAAGGCGTTCCGGTGATGGCATCCGGCACCCTTTTCCATGACGGCAGCCATTGGCGGTTCCACGTTCCGCTCTTCACCCCGATCCGGGTGAAACGGGCCCAGGACCAGCTGGCCGAGAACCCCAACCTGCCCATCGCCACGGTGGACCTGGGGGTCAACAACCTCGCAGTCGCCGTGGCGTTTCAGGGCGCGAAGGTGACCGGCACCCGGTTTATCCCCGGACGGCCGCACGAGCAGCGGAGGTTCCGCAGACTCAAGGCGATTGCTGTCCGGCAACACAAAACAGGAGGTCGTGCGAAACGAGGAGCGAACCATCCCATCTGGAAACATCTCAAGCATCGGGAAGACGCGGTCGCTCAGCAGGTGGCACGCCAGATCGTGGATTTCGCCCAGGCAAACGGGAGCAAAGTGATCGTGTTCGAGGCTCTTTCCCACATGAGAAGCCCCCAGCGCATCGGCTGGATGAAACGGCAAAACGTGCGTCGCTCTTACTGGATGCGCGGCAAGATCATGCACTGGGTGCGGCACATGGCGTTACACGCAGGGATTCTGACCGTCACGCGGGATGCCCAATTCACCAGCCAAGCCTGTCCCCGCTGCGGTCATCTGGGGGCGCGGTTCCGCGAGGCAACCCGTCATCGCCGCCGAGGCCAGGATGTGTTTCACTGCTATGCCTGCGGATGGAGCGGGAATGCCGACCTGGTGGGAGCCTTGAACCTGCGCAAGAAATGGCTGCGGATCTTCCCCGCTATCGCCAAATTGCGGCACGAGCAGAAGCTCCGTGAGGCTCAGGGCCAACGCACGAACCGCAGGCGGAGTGAGACAGTGCCAACGATGAAAACCGGCCCGAACCGGAGCGGGGTGTAA
- the recG gene encoding ATP-dependent DNA helicase RecG: protein MAKSRTTHSVLLGPGDMVTKWPGIGETRALELENLGVKTFEDLLGLWPHRHEDRSVITPLWMVQDGESVTVQGIIQSAHYDPVKKILRVQIQEGHASLTAIFFHASWLKRQFEPGYKAIFSGKAERRGHQLSMAHPDFQVMTEDREPLLGLVPIYPLSGSLKQVFMQRLMRDIVPRFAPQLSDPLPRPIQEQEGLISRPEAILHQHFPPNALALEASRKRLVFDEFLRIALAVLLMHQVDPHVPGMVQKPDGPLVQRFLASLPFSLTEGQKKAWDEIQHDLRQPTPMARLLQGDVGSGKTVIAILTMLAAVDAGHQAAFMAPTELLAEQQWLVLQNFLRPLGLSVALLTGKDRHADTYREALKTGSILLVVGTQALIGDRVEFKRLGVVVVDEQHRFGVKQRARLSLKGEYPDMLVMTATPIPRTLALTVYGDLQVSEVRGLPPGRKPVETIHLSHKDRRIAYQRVMAAVKRGEQAYVVCPLVGGDDEETQAKAAVDLAEGMKKIPGWRIGLLHGKMHSKDKTRIMEQFRQGDIDVLVATTIVEVGVDVPNATMMVIEEADRFGLAQLHQLRGRVGRGPKPATCFLIADPKTDQARERLEAMVRFHEGLKLAEEDLRLRGPGEILGMRQHGLTGFQLAHPLKDLDLLQRARGVAREIVRSDPQLVQPEHQALRTWVLDAMDDGIPSQVLH, encoded by the coding sequence GTGGCAAAAAGCCGAACGACCCATTCGGTACTGTTGGGGCCGGGCGATATGGTTACTAAATGGCCAGGAATAGGGGAAACACGGGCACTAGAACTAGAAAATCTTGGGGTAAAAACGTTTGAAGATCTCTTAGGATTGTGGCCACATCGTCATGAAGACCGCTCAGTTATTACTCCGTTGTGGATGGTCCAAGACGGCGAGAGTGTAACGGTCCAGGGAATCATCCAAAGCGCCCATTATGATCCTGTTAAGAAAATATTGCGTGTGCAGATTCAAGAGGGACATGCCTCATTAACGGCCATCTTTTTTCATGCGAGCTGGTTAAAACGTCAATTTGAACCCGGATACAAAGCAATTTTCAGCGGTAAGGCCGAGCGACGCGGCCATCAGCTAAGTATGGCCCATCCTGACTTTCAAGTCATGACGGAAGACCGCGAACCCTTGTTAGGCTTGGTACCCATTTATCCCCTATCCGGTTCGTTAAAACAGGTATTTATGCAAAGGCTCATGCGCGACATCGTTCCGCGTTTTGCCCCCCAACTTTCAGATCCCTTACCTCGGCCGATTCAAGAGCAAGAAGGCTTAATCTCACGCCCGGAAGCAATTTTGCATCAGCATTTTCCGCCCAATGCCCTGGCACTGGAAGCCTCTCGCAAAAGGCTGGTGTTCGACGAATTTTTGCGCATTGCCTTGGCCGTGTTGTTGATGCATCAGGTTGATCCGCATGTGCCCGGTATGGTGCAAAAGCCTGATGGACCCTTGGTGCAGCGATTCTTAGCCTCACTTCCTTTTTCCTTAACAGAGGGGCAAAAAAAGGCATGGGACGAGATTCAACATGATTTACGGCAGCCAACGCCCATGGCCCGGCTCTTGCAAGGCGATGTGGGATCTGGGAAAACGGTCATCGCTATTTTGACCATGTTGGCCGCTGTGGATGCAGGCCACCAGGCCGCTTTCATGGCACCCACGGAATTGTTGGCGGAGCAGCAATGGTTAGTGCTGCAAAATTTTCTTCGTCCTTTAGGATTGTCCGTCGCTCTGTTAACAGGAAAGGACCGGCATGCCGACACTTACCGGGAAGCATTGAAAACGGGAAGCATTTTGCTGGTAGTCGGGACCCAGGCCTTAATTGGGGACCGTGTGGAATTTAAGCGATTGGGCGTGGTTGTGGTTGATGAGCAGCATCGGTTTGGAGTCAAACAACGTGCCCGTTTATCCTTGAAAGGGGAATACCCTGATATGTTGGTGATGACTGCAACACCTATTCCCCGTACTTTAGCTCTAACAGTATATGGCGATTTACAAGTATCGGAAGTGAGGGGTTTACCACCGGGTCGCAAACCCGTGGAAACCATTCATTTATCGCACAAAGACCGGCGCATAGCTTATCAACGGGTGATGGCCGCGGTCAAACGTGGCGAACAAGCTTATGTCGTGTGTCCCTTGGTCGGTGGCGATGATGAAGAGACTCAAGCAAAAGCAGCGGTGGATTTGGCCGAGGGCATGAAAAAAATTCCTGGTTGGCGCATTGGTTTATTGCATGGCAAAATGCACTCAAAAGATAAGACGCGCATTATGGAACAATTCCGCCAAGGGGACATTGATGTCTTGGTTGCAACCACCATCGTGGAGGTCGGTGTTGATGTCCCTAATGCAACGATGATGGTCATTGAAGAAGCCGACCGGTTTGGATTAGCCCAACTGCATCAGTTGCGCGGACGAGTCGGACGGGGACCTAAGCCAGCAACGTGTTTTCTCATTGCCGACCCCAAAACGGATCAAGCTCGAGAACGCTTAGAAGCTATGGTCCGTTTTCATGAGGGGCTGAAATTGGCGGAAGAAGATTTACGACTGCGTGGCCCGGGAGAAATTTTAGGGATGCGCCAACATGGATTAACAGGATTTCAATTAGCCCATCCTCTTAAAGATTTAGACTTATTGCAGCGCGCGCGTGGTGTGGCACGAGAAATTGTCCGCTCCGATCCACAATTAGTGCAGCCTGAACATCAAGCCTTGCGGACATGGGTTCTCGATGCCATGGATGACGGCATTCCTTCACAAGTTTTGCATTGA
- a CDS encoding Asp23/Gls24 family envelope stress response protein, whose protein sequence is MERRTEYGTLAINDEVLAAIVQSAVLEMPGVADVGTFGLGEGLTELIKKDSGTRGVTFQDTDQGLVVEIAVIVDYGERIPILGRRIVNRISQVLSDAVSIRPAKVVVEVQGIRSGTSESSR, encoded by the coding sequence ATGGAAAGACGCACCGAATATGGAACATTAGCGATTAACGATGAGGTGCTTGCGGCCATTGTTCAATCGGCTGTTCTTGAGATGCCTGGAGTGGCCGATGTTGGGACGTTTGGGTTGGGAGAGGGTCTTACCGAGTTGATTAAAAAAGACTCGGGGACCCGGGGAGTGACCTTTCAAGATACCGATCAAGGGCTTGTTGTAGAAATTGCCGTCATTGTAGACTACGGTGAGCGTATTCCCATACTGGGACGCCGGATTGTAAACCGGATTAGTCAAGTGTTATCCGATGCGGTCTCGATTCGTCCGGCCAAAGTTGTTGTCGAAGTACAGGGCATTCGCTCCGGTACTTCCGAGTCTTCCCGTTAA
- the rpmB gene encoding 50S ribosomal protein L28 yields the protein MAYRCEVCGKHTVHGNNVSHSHHKTRRVWKPNIQHVRARVNGKVKRIYVCTRCLRSGRVDRAI from the coding sequence ATGGCGTATCGCTGTGAGGTTTGCGGGAAGCACACCGTACATGGAAATAACGTTAGCCATTCCCATCATAAGACGCGACGGGTATGGAAACCCAATATCCAACACGTTCGTGCTCGGGTTAATGGTAAAGTCAAACGGATTTATGTGTGCACACGCTGCTTACGCTCCGGGCGCGTAGACCGAGCAATCTAA
- the hslO gene encoding Hsp33 family molecular chaperone HslO has protein sequence MTDYRRKATAADGTMRIIVANTKDTALQVQRVHQASPVAAAAMGRLLTAAALLAADFKDAALVKVEVDGGGPLGRVIAEARTGGRVRARAEHPQVTLPLRNDGKLAVGQAVGTDGVFKVTREEHNGLIYQGQVELLSGEIGQDFAQYYTLSEQIPSAVALGVLVGTDSLVQAAGGLVVQALPGSEPYIDGVSARFAHLDHISHRLADGESVEQLAEEVMGTPLHWYDPEPIYYQCECSKTRSLELLSSLPRVEIEELIKDQGAEVVCHYCHTAYQFSQSDIEKLLDRAID, from the coding sequence ATGACGGATTATCGACGTAAGGCGACGGCAGCCGATGGAACGATGCGAATTATTGTAGCAAATACTAAGGATACCGCGCTACAAGTTCAGCGTGTTCACCAGGCCTCCCCTGTGGCTGCCGCCGCCATGGGGCGGCTGTTGACAGCGGCAGCCCTTTTGGCCGCCGATTTTAAAGATGCCGCACTTGTTAAAGTGGAGGTTGATGGTGGAGGTCCGTTAGGACGAGTTATTGCTGAAGCCCGGACCGGGGGGCGGGTGCGCGCACGCGCTGAACATCCCCAGGTGACACTGCCCCTACGAAATGATGGCAAATTGGCGGTGGGACAAGCTGTTGGGACAGATGGCGTTTTCAAAGTGACGCGCGAAGAGCATAATGGCCTCATTTATCAGGGACAGGTGGAATTGTTGAGCGGCGAAATTGGTCAAGATTTCGCGCAGTATTACACGCTTTCTGAACAGATTCCGAGTGCTGTAGCTTTGGGCGTTCTGGTCGGCACGGATTCTTTGGTTCAAGCCGCTGGGGGTCTCGTTGTGCAAGCCTTGCCTGGTAGTGAACCCTACATTGATGGTGTGAGCGCACGTTTCGCCCATTTGGACCACATTAGCCACCGATTAGCGGACGGGGAAAGCGTGGAACAACTTGCTGAAGAGGTCATGGGTACCCCCCTTCATTGGTATGATCCTGAGCCAATTTACTATCAGTGTGAGTGCAGCAAAACCCGGAGCCTGGAACTTTTGTCCAGTTTACCCCGGGTAGAAATCGAAGAACTAATAAAAGATCAGGGAGCAGAAGTTGTCTGCCATTATTGCCACACGGCCTATCAATTTTCCCAAAGTGATATTGAGAAACTGCTAGACCGGGCGATAGATTAG